A genomic window from Methylobacterium nodulans ORS 2060 includes:
- a CDS encoding GNAT family N-acetyltransferase encodes MCSDRPDEGDILALVEAARPGPFARRTPVLGRYVGVRDARTGRLVAMGGERFRLDGHVELSAIAVSPEARGRGLGAAVTASLARAAHRRGDVPFLHVYAANGARPLYGRLGFRKRTELWVLLWRRGART; translated from the coding sequence TTGTGCTCGGACCGCCCCGACGAGGGCGACATCCTCGCCCTCGTCGAGGCCGCGCGACCCGGTCCCTTCGCGCGCCGGACCCCCGTGCTCGGCCGCTACGTCGGCGTCCGTGACGCGCGGACGGGCCGGCTCGTCGCGATGGGCGGCGAGCGCTTCCGGCTGGACGGACACGTCGAACTGAGCGCGATCGCGGTCTCTCCCGAGGCGCGCGGGCGCGGCCTCGGCGCCGCGGTGACGGCGAGCCTCGCCCGGGCCGCGCACCGGCGCGGCGACGTGCCCTTCCTCCACGTCTACGCGGCGAACGGCGCGCGACCGCTCTACGGGCGCCTCGGGTTCCGCAAGCGGACGGAACTGTGGGTGCTGCTGTGGCGGCGCGGGGCGCGGACGTGA
- a CDS encoding MFS transporter, with the protein MSRATRLSALLGVARSPRQVYFGWWVVVCAFVVATFAWGVGFYGPSIFLAALHLKHGWPVSLTSAAVTAHFLVSAGIVSQIARLHVRLGLVAVTRLGAASASAGMLGWALAAAPWQLFPAALLTGTGFALTSGAAINAMVSPWFRRLRPAALGAAFNGASVGGIVFAPLWQFLIVRLDLLGAAVVMGAAMTGSLWWCAGRFLRPTPESLGLLPDGAAVQAAEARAEPAARQPALPAGAAALTDRRFLTLSAAFSLGLFAQIGIIVTLVLVAAPMLGEDWASVAVSLVTACAIAGRTLVGMLLPARSDWRIVASGNFTLQAVGTLALVAAGTQSLVLLLAGCVLFGIGVGSQLSLPPQIAGVEFTPTDAPRVMALVTAANQTSYAFAPAILGLLRDLSRGSTAPLLMMVLMQALAAAIVLSGRSAAGSGTDAPPRQ; encoded by the coding sequence GTGAGTCGCGCGACGCGCCTCTCGGCTCTCCTCGGGGTCGCGCGCAGTCCGAGGCAGGTATATTTCGGCTGGTGGGTGGTGGTCTGCGCCTTCGTGGTCGCAACCTTCGCGTGGGGCGTGGGCTTCTACGGCCCGTCGATCTTCCTCGCCGCGCTCCACCTCAAGCACGGATGGCCGGTGTCCCTAACCTCGGCCGCGGTCACCGCGCACTTCCTGGTCAGCGCCGGCATCGTCAGCCAGATCGCGCGCCTGCACGTGCGCCTGGGGCTCGTCGCCGTCACGCGCCTGGGCGCCGCGTCCGCTTCGGCCGGGATGCTGGGCTGGGCGCTCGCGGCCGCGCCCTGGCAGCTCTTTCCGGCGGCGCTCCTGACCGGGACGGGGTTCGCCCTGACGAGCGGCGCGGCAATCAACGCGATGGTCTCGCCGTGGTTCAGGCGGCTGCGCCCGGCCGCGCTCGGCGCGGCATTCAACGGCGCGAGCGTCGGGGGCATCGTCTTCGCGCCCCTGTGGCAGTTCCTGATCGTCCGGCTGGATCTCCTCGGCGCGGCCGTCGTCATGGGGGCCGCGATGACGGGCAGCCTGTGGTGGTGCGCAGGCCGGTTCCTGCGGCCGACGCCCGAGAGCCTCGGGCTGCTTCCCGACGGCGCCGCCGTGCAAGCCGCCGAGGCGCGCGCCGAGCCAGCGGCCCGGCAGCCGGCCCTCCCGGCCGGCGCCGCGGCCTTGACCGATCGCCGCTTCCTGACGTTGTCCGCGGCGTTCTCGCTGGGGCTATTCGCCCAGATCGGGATCATCGTCACGCTCGTCCTCGTCGCGGCGCCGATGCTCGGAGAGGACTGGGCGAGCGTGGCCGTGAGCCTAGTCACCGCCTGCGCAATCGCCGGACGGACGCTGGTCGGGATGCTGCTGCCCGCGCGATCGGACTGGCGCATCGTCGCGAGCGGGAACTTTACCCTGCAGGCCGTGGGAACCCTCGCCCTCGTCGCCGCGGGGACGCAGTCGCTCGTCCTCCTGCTCGCGGGCTGCGTGCTTTTCGGGATCGGGGTCGGCAGCCAACTCTCGCTCCCGCCGCAGATCGCGGGCGTCGAATTCACCCCGACGGACGCCCCTCGCGTCATGGCCCTCGTGACGGCCGCCAACCAGACGTCCTACGCTTTCGCGCCGGCGATCCTCGGCCTGTTGCGGGACCTCTCGCGGGGCAGCACCGCTCCCCTCCTGATGATGGTCCTCATGCAGGCTTTGGCCGCCGCGATCGTGCTCTCCGGCCGGTCGGCGGCCGGATCCGGGACGGACGCGCCGCCCCGCCAGTAG
- a CDS encoding pyridoxal phosphate-dependent aminotransferase, with translation MNAPLQTGPVFRPAARLASIEVSEILRITAEASARKRAGRPVIVLGAGEPDFDTPEPVKTAAARAMREGRTKYTILDGAPELKAAVREKFRRDNGLDYALDEITCGTGAKQVLYNAFMASLDPGDEVVIPAPFWTSYADIVAICGGVPIIVPCAETDGFRLTPQALERAIGPRTRWLLLNSPSNPTGSAYTADDLVGLAEVLDRHPHVWLMSDDMYEHILYDGRRFATPASAAPQLRLRTLTVNGVSKAYAMTGWRIGYGAGPKALIQAMATVQSQSTSCPSSISQAAALEALVGDQASISDRRVAFQRRRDLVVEALNAMPGLSCRRPEGAFYTFANCAGLLGRTTPDGTVLEDDRAFCRHLLESADVAVVPGSCFGLAGFFRISYATSEAELTEACGRIRTACAALA, from the coding sequence ATGAACGCGCCCCTCCAGACCGGGCCGGTCTTTCGGCCGGCCGCCCGTCTCGCCTCGATCGAGGTCTCCGAGATCCTCAGGATCACCGCGGAGGCGAGCGCCCGCAAGCGTGCGGGGCGTCCGGTGATCGTGCTGGGCGCCGGCGAGCCCGACTTTGACACGCCTGAACCTGTCAAGACGGCGGCGGCTCGCGCCATGCGCGAGGGCCGCACGAAGTACACGATCCTCGACGGCGCGCCCGAGCTGAAGGCTGCCGTCCGGGAAAAATTCCGTCGCGACAACGGCCTCGACTACGCGCTAGACGAGATCACCTGCGGGACCGGGGCGAAGCAGGTCCTCTACAACGCCTTCATGGCGAGCCTCGATCCCGGCGACGAGGTCGTGATCCCGGCGCCGTTCTGGACGAGCTATGCCGATATCGTCGCCATCTGCGGCGGCGTCCCAATCATCGTTCCCTGCGCGGAGACGGATGGGTTCCGGTTGACCCCGCAGGCTCTGGAGCGGGCGATCGGCCCCCGGACCCGCTGGCTTCTTCTCAACTCACCCTCGAACCCGACGGGGTCGGCCTACACGGCGGACGACCTCGTCGGGCTTGCCGAGGTCCTCGACCGCCATCCGCACGTCTGGCTGATGTCGGACGACATGTACGAACACATCCTGTACGACGGGCGCCGCTTCGCCACGCCCGCATCCGCGGCGCCGCAGCTCAGGTTGCGCACGCTCACCGTGAACGGCGTATCCAAGGCCTACGCGATGACGGGCTGGCGCATCGGTTACGGTGCGGGACCCAAGGCGCTCATCCAGGCCATGGCCACGGTGCAGAGCCAGTCGACCTCCTGTCCGAGCTCCATCAGCCAGGCGGCCGCGCTCGAGGCTCTCGTCGGCGACCAGGCGAGCATCTCCGACCGGAGAGTGGCGTTCCAGCGCCGCCGCGACCTCGTGGTCGAGGCGCTGAACGCGATGCCGGGCCTCTCGTGCCGTAGGCCCGAAGGCGCATTCTACACGTTCGCGAACTGCGCCGGCCTGCTCGGGAGAACGACGCCCGACGGGACGGTGCTGGAGGACGACCGCGCCTTTTGCCGCCACCTGCTCGAGTCGGCCGACGTGGCAGTGGTGCCGGGGTCGTGCTTCGGTCTCGCCGGCTTCTTTCGCATCTCCTACGCGACGTCGGAAGCCGAGCTGACCGAGGCCTGCGGGCGGATCCGCACCGCCTGCGCGGCTCTGGCCTGA
- a CDS encoding GntR family transcriptional regulator: MTAMRDAHSRLKDLVLQHAFHPGQQLRARDLADRLKISATPVREALIRLSVEGLIVSVPHKGFYTKPLDLSELSDRYELAFMVSRYAVEKGIAHFTMRGLEEPAVPKIGGVGDVASKQHLALSQSVFVGQLLERIAGLAGNTAALALMQTFNDHTRYIRLLDLEDAGTARMVFANVSRLIGHLREKNPDLAVFELKILLVGTIERLPTLVKEVNVRALKHFFL, encoded by the coding sequence ATGACCGCGATGCGGGACGCCCACTCCCGCCTCAAGGATCTTGTCCTCCAACACGCGTTCCACCCGGGCCAGCAACTTCGGGCCCGGGACCTCGCCGACCGGCTGAAGATCAGCGCCACCCCGGTGCGCGAGGCTCTCATCCGCCTCAGCGTCGAGGGCCTGATTGTGTCGGTGCCGCACAAGGGCTTCTACACCAAGCCACTCGACCTGAGCGAACTCTCTGACCGGTACGAATTGGCCTTCATGGTCAGCCGCTATGCCGTCGAGAAGGGCATCGCGCATTTCACGATGCGCGGTCTTGAGGAGCCCGCAGTTCCGAAGATTGGGGGGGTGGGAGACGTCGCCTCCAAGCAGCACCTCGCTCTGTCGCAGTCGGTCTTCGTCGGGCAGCTTCTGGAACGCATCGCGGGCCTCGCCGGCAACACCGCTGCACTCGCGTTGATGCAGACGTTCAATGATCACACTCGGTATATCCGCCTATTGGATCTGGAGGATGCTGGAACCGCGCGCATGGTATTCGCAAACGTCTCCCGCTTGATCGGTCACCTTCGGGAAAAGAATCCAGATTTAGCGGTATTTGAACTAAAGATCTTACTTGTAGGCACGATAGAGCGACTTCCTACACTGGTGAAGGAGGTGAATGTGCGCGCTCTGAAGCACTTCTTCCTTTAG
- a CDS encoding tyrosine-type recombinase/integrase — translation MEFDPADPAPAPPHGSSFALPVPLAAALPPGPALLERLEAYARAAQGAFAPNTLRALAADSRIFAAWCRAHGRSVLPAAPQTVADFIDAQAARKSRATVERYRSSIAMLHRAAGLPNPCTDERVRLAVKRMSRAKGRRQKQAEPLNRPSIDRMLAVKTPERLHRRVAEGDREVPLIALRNAALMAVAYDTLLRRSELVSLLIEDLERVEDGSGTILVRRTKTDQEGEGAVKYLAPDTVGHVSAWLEAAGLTSGPLFRPVTKGGRVGAAALGDAEVHRLYREIALAAGVKLARPPSGHSTRVGATQDMFAAGFELLEVMQAGSWKTPAMPARYGERLRAQRGAARKLATLQNRA, via the coding sequence ATGGAGTTCGACCCCGCCGATCCCGCCCCCGCGCCGCCCCACGGCTCATCCTTCGCCCTCCCCGTCCCGCTCGCCGCGGCCCTGCCGCCCGGACCCGCGCTGCTGGAGCGGCTCGAGGCCTACGCCCGCGCCGCCCAGGGCGCCTTCGCCCCCAACACGCTGCGGGCGCTTGCCGCCGACAGCCGCATCTTTGCCGCGTGGTGCCGCGCGCACGGCCGCTCCGTCCTGCCCGCCGCGCCGCAGACGGTCGCCGACTTCATCGACGCCCAGGCCGCGCGGAAGTCGCGCGCCACGGTCGAGCGCTACCGCTCCTCGATCGCCATGCTCCACCGCGCGGCCGGTCTGCCCAACCCGTGCACGGACGAGCGCGTGCGGCTGGCGGTCAAGCGCATGAGCCGGGCCAAGGGCCGCCGCCAGAAGCAGGCCGAGCCGCTCAACCGGCCCAGCATCGACCGCATGCTCGCCGTGAAGACCCCCGAGCGGCTGCACCGGCGCGTGGCCGAGGGCGATCGGGAGGTGCCGCTGATCGCGCTGCGCAATGCCGCGCTGATGGCCGTGGCCTACGATACGCTGCTGCGGCGCTCGGAACTGGTGTCGCTGCTCATCGAGGATCTCGAGCGCGTGGAGGACGGCTCGGGCACGATCCTGGTGCGGCGGACCAAGACCGACCAGGAGGGCGAAGGCGCAGTCAAGTACCTGGCGCCGGACACGGTCGGGCATGTGTCCGCGTGGCTGGAGGCAGCCGGGCTGACGAGCGGGCCGCTGTTCCGGCCGGTGACGAAGGGTGGTCGGGTCGGGGCCGCGGCGTTGGGCGACGCGGAGGTGCATCGGCTCTACCGCGAGATCGCGCTGGCCGCGGGCGTGAAGCTCGCGCGTCCCCCGTCGGGGCACTCGACCCGGGTCGGGGCGACCCAGGACATGTTCGCGGCCGGGTTCGAGTTGCTCGAGGTCATGCAGGCGGGCTCGTGGAAGACGCCCGCCATGCCGGCCCGCTACGGCGAGCGGCTGAGAGCCCAACGGGGCGCCGCCCGCAAGCTCGCGACGCTGCAAAATCGAGCTTGA
- a CDS encoding LysR family transcriptional regulator, with translation MSLRPVGAILQRRLLHQCMTIWNKRSMATSRTRMPSFQELTAFEAAGRHGSFTRAADELALTQGAISKQIRQLETTLETVLFERAKGRVMLTAAGRALLPTVGRLLQDYVTAAHSVMASAGSEVTLKLAVLPTFATRWLIPRLPRFLASHPHITINLVTEPEPFDLMAQSVDAAIHFGAPNWAQADCIRLCDEAVVAVSGPAYAERYALNCPADLVRATLLQQASRPGLWRDWFAAMGFVHPFPFRGPLFDQFAMTIEAAKVGIGIALLPSFLVEQELADGSLIQIAAPLLTGSGSYYIVVPIDRRREFTIVSFVDWLVAEAATSASGRSKNLLTEI, from the coding sequence GTGAGCCTTCGGCCCGTCGGGGCGATTTTGCAAAGGAGACTTCTTCACCAGTGCATGACGATTTGGAATAAGAGGTCCATGGCGACGTCACGCACCCGAATGCCCTCGTTCCAGGAGCTCACCGCCTTCGAGGCGGCCGGCCGTCACGGCAGCTTCACGCGGGCCGCCGACGAACTCGCCCTGACTCAGGGGGCGATCAGCAAGCAGATCCGGCAGCTCGAGACCACGCTTGAGACGGTGCTGTTCGAGCGCGCCAAGGGACGCGTCATGCTCACCGCCGCCGGCCGCGCCCTGCTGCCGACCGTCGGGCGCCTCCTCCAGGACTACGTCACCGCGGCCCATTCCGTGATGGCGTCCGCCGGCAGCGAGGTGACGCTCAAGCTCGCCGTCCTGCCGACCTTCGCCACCCGCTGGCTCATTCCCCGTCTGCCGAGGTTCCTGGCGTCACACCCGCACATCACGATCAACCTCGTGACCGAGCCGGAACCCTTCGATCTCATGGCACAGTCCGTCGACGCCGCGATTCATTTTGGGGCTCCAAACTGGGCTCAAGCGGACTGCATCAGGCTCTGCGACGAGGCCGTGGTCGCGGTCTCGGGGCCAGCCTACGCGGAGCGCTATGCTCTGAACTGCCCCGCCGACCTCGTGCGCGCGACGCTCCTGCAGCAGGCCAGCCGTCCCGGCCTGTGGCGGGACTGGTTCGCGGCGATGGGGTTCGTCCACCCATTTCCTTTTCGAGGACCGCTCTTCGATCAGTTCGCGATGACAATCGAGGCTGCGAAGGTCGGAATTGGTATCGCGCTCCTTCCGTCCTTCTTGGTCGAGCAGGAACTCGCCGATGGCAGCCTCATCCAGATCGCGGCGCCACTTCTCACGGGATCGGGGTCGTACTACATTGTTGTTCCTATCGATCGAAGGCGGGAATTCACCATCGTATCCTTTGTGGATTGGCTTGTCGCTGAAGCGGCCACCTCAGCATCAGGGCGATCCAAAAATTTGTTGACTGAAATATAA
- a CDS encoding ParB N-terminal domain-containing protein translates to MPIETAFEPVDVRREGEDDRWWTLRLLPVRALIPHERTDALHVDRLFGRIRERDVWTHPLLVESRHHVILDGHHRHAASERLQLSVVPCAVVDYDHRYIRVGSWREDRHVDRSAVMHAAIRGPLLPPKTSRHSTEFPISECLVPLAQLRTGH, encoded by the coding sequence ATGCCCATCGAGACCGCCTTCGAACCTGTGGACGTACGCCGGGAGGGCGAGGATGACCGGTGGTGGACGCTGCGGCTCCTGCCGGTCCGCGCCCTGATCCCGCACGAGAGGACAGATGCGCTCCACGTGGATCGGCTGTTCGGGCGGATCAGGGAGAGGGATGTCTGGACGCACCCACTGCTCGTGGAGAGCCGACATCACGTGATCTTGGACGGCCACCACCGGCATGCCGCATCGGAACGGCTCCAGCTGAGCGTCGTGCCGTGCGCGGTCGTCGACTACGATCACCGCTACATCCGGGTCGGGAGCTGGCGTGAGGATCGTCATGTCGATCGGTCCGCCGTGATGCACGCGGCCATCCGCGGACCCCTGCTGCCGCCCAAGACGAGCCGGCACTCGACGGAGTTCCCGATTTCCGAATGCCTCGTCCCTCTCGCGCAGCTCAGGACGGGACACTGA
- a CDS encoding RHE_PE00001 family protein encodes MRSPYAVDKLFTAATWRRLAGPAERAAEALLRLDERLARTEPALADGVRARAHFVDAQAALGLEGRLVLMEDLVLHDAAMPVRRPTPELGRAAHILATRRRIAAARPDWPFAREGWSALFGAAGRDPDGTEAPLGSPSTETPRRGDATEPQPWARPRFGQDSFDDEDDGATSSGDEDELWTADEASDSAFADIDQLLARSRRTLAEFNDLTTDEGRAVLRVRDPQYGEAERLAAWRRIALKDVQELPTVLAAAVALDAWFALDPSERQPFLGPLLAAALLHQRGTARHHLPALALGLRESRTRWLTVHPAPERLGAILRAVEAAAHAAGRDLDRLSLARELMLRRAQAKRRTSRLPQLVEVFLASPLVTVQSAAQRLGTSAQAIEAMLADLGPACPRELTGRRRYRAWGIV; translated from the coding sequence GTGAGAAGCCCTTACGCCGTCGACAAACTCTTCACCGCCGCGACCTGGCGCCGGCTCGCCGGTCCGGCCGAGCGCGCGGCCGAGGCGCTCCTGCGCCTGGACGAGCGCCTCGCCCGCACGGAGCCGGCCCTCGCCGACGGCGTGAGGGCGCGCGCGCACTTCGTCGACGCCCAGGCTGCCCTCGGGCTCGAGGGTCGGCTCGTGCTCATGGAGGACCTCGTCCTGCACGACGCCGCCATGCCCGTGCGCCGGCCGACCCCGGAGCTCGGTCGGGCCGCGCACATCCTCGCGACCCGCCGCCGGATCGCCGCGGCCCGCCCGGACTGGCCCTTCGCGCGCGAGGGCTGGTCCGCCCTGTTCGGAGCCGCGGGACGCGATCCCGACGGAACGGAAGCACCGCTCGGGAGCCCATCGACGGAGACGCCGCGCCGCGGTGACGCCACCGAGCCGCAACCCTGGGCCAGGCCGCGCTTCGGGCAGGATTCGTTCGACGACGAGGACGACGGGGCCACCAGCTCAGGTGATGAGGATGAGCTCTGGACAGCGGACGAAGCCAGCGATTCGGCCTTCGCGGACATCGACCAGCTGCTCGCCCGCAGCCGGCGCACCCTCGCCGAGTTCAACGACCTGACCACGGATGAGGGCCGGGCTGTGCTTCGGGTGCGCGATCCGCAGTACGGGGAAGCCGAACGGCTGGCGGCCTGGCGGCGGATCGCCCTCAAGGACGTGCAGGAGCTGCCGACGGTTCTCGCGGCCGCGGTCGCGCTCGACGCCTGGTTCGCCCTGGACCCGTCCGAGCGCCAGCCCTTCCTCGGCCCCCTCCTCGCGGCCGCCCTCCTCCATCAGCGCGGGACGGCGCGCCATCACCTCCCTGCCCTCGCGCTCGGCCTGCGCGAGAGCCGGACGCGGTGGCTGACGGTGCACCCCGCGCCCGAGCGCCTCGGCGCGATCCTGCGTGCCGTTGAGGCGGCGGCACACGCCGCCGGCCGCGACCTCGACCGGCTGAGCCTCGCCCGCGAACTGATGCTTCGCCGGGCGCAGGCCAAGCGCCGCACCTCGCGGCTGCCGCAGCTCGTGGAGGTGTTCCTGGCGAGCCCGCTGGTCACGGTCCAGAGCGCGGCCCAGCGGCTGGGAACCTCAGCCCAGGCGATCGAGGCCATGCTGGCCGATCTCGGCCCGGCCTGCCCGCGCGAGCTGACCGGGCGCAGGCGCTACCGGGCCTGGGGCATCGTGTGA
- the hglS gene encoding 2-oxoadipate dioxygenase/decarboxylase HglS, translated as MSANKTIVSPDLVRTRFSRAMSDMYRAEVPQYGTLMDLVRTVNLDVRRGDALLDRRLRDNDEIERLELERHGAIRVGTAAELATMRRLFAVMGMVPVGYYDLSVAGVPVHSTAFRPVDAEALRRNPFRVFTSLLRLDLLPDETLRREAAEILGSRSIFTSGCLDLIALAERDGGLDAAEADAFVAEALETFRWQSEATVPAEVYARLRKVHPLVADIVCFKGPHINHLTPRTLDIDAVQDGMPGKGITPKAVIEGPPRRRVPILLRQTSFRALQEPIRFRSSGTAENGTHTARFGEIEQRGVALTPKGRALYDRLLTEVRDRVQVKPDGSNAADYSAALAEVFRAFPDDEATLRSEGLAYFRYAPTGKPGAPAEADLDTLVASGFVGAEPITYEDFLPVSAAGIFASNLGDEGQRNHTRRAARAAFERDLGATVTDEDALYAAAERASIAAVRAALAASMRGAA; from the coding sequence GTGAGCGCGAACAAGACCATCGTGAGTCCCGACCTCGTGCGGACGAGATTTTCCCGCGCGATGTCGGACATGTACCGCGCGGAGGTACCGCAATACGGCACCCTCATGGACCTGGTTCGCACGGTGAACCTCGATGTCCGCCGCGGCGACGCCCTCCTCGACCGCCGCCTGCGAGACAACGACGAGATCGAGCGGCTCGAGCTCGAGCGCCACGGCGCCATCCGCGTCGGCACCGCGGCGGAACTCGCCACGATGCGGCGGCTCTTCGCCGTCATGGGCATGGTGCCGGTCGGCTACTACGACCTCTCCGTCGCCGGTGTCCCGGTCCACTCCACCGCCTTCAGGCCGGTCGATGCGGAGGCGCTGCGGCGTAACCCCTTCCGCGTCTTCACCTCGCTCCTGCGTCTCGACCTCTTGCCGGACGAGACCCTGCGCCGGGAGGCGGCCGAGATCCTGGGGAGCAGGTCGATCTTCACCTCGGGCTGCCTCGACCTGATCGCGCTGGCCGAGCGGGACGGAGGACTCGACGCGGCCGAGGCTGACGCCTTCGTGGCCGAGGCGCTGGAGACCTTCCGCTGGCAAAGCGAGGCGACCGTGCCGGCTGAAGTCTATGCCCGCCTGCGCAAGGTGCACCCCCTCGTCGCCGACATCGTCTGCTTCAAGGGACCGCACATCAACCATCTCACCCCCCGCACGCTCGACATCGACGCTGTACAGGACGGTATGCCGGGCAAAGGCATTACGCCGAAGGCCGTCATCGAGGGGCCGCCGCGCCGCAGGGTGCCGATCCTCCTGCGGCAGACGAGCTTCCGCGCCCTGCAGGAACCCATCCGCTTCCGCAGCAGCGGCACCGCCGAGAACGGGACCCACACCGCCCGGTTCGGCGAGATCGAGCAGCGGGGCGTCGCCCTCACCCCGAAGGGGCGCGCGCTCTACGATCGTCTGCTCACGGAGGTTCGCGACCGCGTCCAGGTCAAGCCGGACGGCTCCAACGCCGCCGATTACAGCGCGGCGCTGGCCGAGGTATTCCGGGCCTTCCCCGACGACGAAGCCACGCTGCGCAGCGAGGGGCTCGCCTATTTCCGCTACGCGCCGACCGGCAAGCCCGGTGCGCCCGCGGAGGCCGACCTGGACACCCTCGTCGCCTCCGGCTTCGTCGGAGCGGAGCCGATCACCTACGAGGACTTCCTGCCGGTGAGCGCGGCGGGCATCTTCGCGTCGAACCTCGGCGACGAAGGCCAGCGCAACCACACCCGGCGCGCAGCTAGGGCGGCCTTCGAGAGGGACCTGGGCGCGACCGTCACCGACGAGGACGCGCTCTACGCCGCGGCCGAGCGCGCCAGCATCGCGGCGGTCCGGGCGGCGCTCGCCGCCTCCATGCGAGGCGCCGCGTAG
- a CDS encoding aldehyde dehydrogenase family protein, with product MSQAVEAAPVAHPLADEVAALLESFGAELPRQAEGSCIVRSPLTGELIVRVQETSPDEARAAIGRAHDAFLAWRQVPAPRRGELVRLLGEELRANKAALGRLVTIEVGKIVSEGLGEVQEMIDICDFAVGLSRQLYGLTMGSERADHSLMEQWHPAGIVGVISAFNFPVAVWSWNAALAFVCGDSVVWKPSEKTPLTAIAVQALAERVIARFPEAPEGLSTLILGGRDVGEVLVDDQRVPVVSATGSTAMGRVVGQRVAARFARAILELGGNNASIVCPSADLDLALCAIAFAAMGTAGQRCTTLRRLFVHDSVYDALVPRLKQVYASVSVGNPLEGDALVGPLIDEAAYTGMERALAEAREVGGIVHGGGRHTHGVAPGGFYVRPALVEMPAQVGPMLHETFAPILYVMRVRSFDEALDLQNGVPQGLSSSIFSNDMRETSRFLSATGSDCGIANVNMGSSGAEIGGAFGGEKETGGGRESGSDAWKAYMRRQTTAINYGRAMPLAQGVKFEIADEGSAKA from the coding sequence ATGTCCCAGGCCGTCGAAGCCGCTCCCGTCGCGCATCCGCTTGCCGACGAGGTCGCCGCGCTGCTCGAGTCGTTCGGCGCCGAGCTTCCGCGCCAGGCGGAAGGGTCGTGCATCGTCCGTTCGCCGCTCACGGGTGAGCTGATCGTCCGGGTCCAGGAGACCTCGCCGGACGAGGCTCGCGCGGCAATCGGACGGGCGCACGATGCCTTCTTGGCTTGGCGCCAAGTGCCGGCGCCGCGGCGGGGCGAGTTAGTGCGGCTCCTCGGCGAGGAGCTGCGGGCCAATAAGGCAGCGCTCGGTCGGCTCGTCACCATCGAGGTCGGCAAGATCGTCTCCGAGGGCCTGGGTGAGGTCCAGGAGATGATCGACATCTGCGATTTCGCCGTCGGCCTCTCGCGCCAGCTCTACGGGCTGACCATGGGGTCCGAGCGGGCCGATCATTCCCTGATGGAACAATGGCACCCGGCCGGGATCGTCGGCGTCATCTCGGCCTTCAATTTCCCCGTGGCGGTGTGGTCCTGGAATGCGGCACTCGCCTTCGTGTGCGGCGACAGCGTGGTTTGGAAGCCCTCGGAGAAGACGCCGCTCACTGCCATCGCCGTTCAGGCCTTGGCCGAGCGCGTGATCGCGCGCTTCCCCGAGGCACCGGAGGGTCTTTCAACGTTGATCCTCGGTGGTCGCGACGTCGGCGAGGTGCTGGTCGACGACCAACGCGTGCCGGTCGTCTCGGCCACGGGCTCGACCGCGATGGGCCGGGTGGTGGGCCAGCGCGTCGCGGCCCGCTTCGCCCGGGCAATCCTGGAACTCGGCGGCAACAACGCCTCGATCGTCTGCCCGTCGGCGGACCTCGACCTGGCGCTCTGCGCCATCGCTTTCGCGGCCATGGGCACCGCCGGCCAGCGTTGCACGACCCTGCGCCGCCTCTTCGTCCACGACAGCGTGTACGACGCGCTCGTGCCGCGCCTGAAGCAGGTCTACGCGTCGGTCTCGGTCGGCAACCCGCTTGAGGGTGACGCCCTGGTTGGGCCGCTGATCGACGAGGCGGCGTATACCGGGATGGAGCGGGCGCTCGCGGAGGCGAGGGAGGTGGGCGGAATCGTGCATGGCGGCGGGCGCCACACGCACGGCGTCGCGCCCGGCGGCTTCTACGTCCGCCCGGCCCTCGTCGAGATGCCGGCGCAGGTCGGGCCGATGCTGCACGAGACCTTCGCGCCGATCCTGTACGTGATGCGTGTCCGCAGCTTTGACGAAGCGCTCGATCTCCAGAACGGCGTGCCGCAGGGGCTCTCGTCCTCGATCTTCTCCAACGACATGCGTGAGACGAGCCGCTTCCTGTCGGCGACCGGCTCCGATTGCGGCATCGCCAATGTGAACATGGGCTCCTCCGGGGCTGAGATCGGGGGCGCCTTCGGCGGCGAGAAGGAGACGGGCGGCGGGCGTGAATCCGGCTCGGACGCCTGGAAGGCCTACATGCGCCGCCAGACGACGGCCATCAATTATGGCCGGGCGATGCCGCTGGCGCAGGGGGTCAAGTTCGAGATCGCGGACGAGGGCTCGGCGAAGGCATGA